In the genome of Methanophagales archaeon, the window TATTAATATGACTTTGTCAAGTTACATTGGATCTTTGAATAGTCATTTTAGTCCATCCACAATCTTTCCTAAATTCCTCTTGGCATTCCTCTGCTTCAATCTCGCTACTCGCACAATCTCATGCTTATCCACTTCTGTACTACGATAGTCAGTCATTTCAAGGAGCTTTTTGCCCTTTTTAGAACGCACAATCACCGTTGAATATCCATCCGGGCTGCCAACCGAGCCAATAGAGATGTCCGCCAGTCGTGATACGAAATCGGTGCAGAATGCGCAACCTTCACGGACGTGACTCGCAAGTTCACCAACATCGCATGAGTACTCACGTCCGTTACTCGTGATAATAAACCTCCCATGGCTTATCTGCGTCTTAGCCGCTTCGTCAAGCTCGATACCGAATCGAGTTCTTGTGAAATCCTTCAGCCCTTCATAGTCGAAACTCTCGAAACAGAACAGCCCCAGAAGAGTGACCTCCACATTGCCACTACCACTACCACTGCCAAGCTGTTGCCGCTGCTGTAGCTTCCTCACTGCACGAACCTCACAGGGCGTTCCTACTACTGCTATACGCTTCCACTCGGAATGCAAATGTAAAGCCTCTTCTATCTTCGGTATCATTGGCACACGGAGATACTTCGTACCACTTGCCTCTTTTATCTCTTCCACATCCGCAGTGATAACAGCTTCGGATTTATAGCCACTGATACGCCGCACAATGAGTGCAGCATCAAAGAGTCCGTTCTCAATCCCGGAGGTGAGTAGAGCGGTGACCATGCCACCATCCTGACCTCTAAGCGATGATTTACCGGCGACTAAAGCTGAGTGGACACCTATATACTCATCCCGCTCACCTTCCAGGTACCGCTCCTCTATCGCTGTTATATCCTCCGGTGTTGTTGGGTATATACACCTGTTCAAGCGAATTGCCTCGGTCGGGCACACGAGTGCGCAAGAGCCACAGCCGATACAGTCATCCGAGAGCTCTTCATAGGGTGTCCCCACCTTACGCTCAACACCGCGACCTATAAAATTTATCGCCGATACACCCACCAGTTCCTCACATACTCGCGCACACAGCCCACATAGGATACAATGCTCACTCTCCAGTGTGAAACGTGTACGGGACTCTGACACGCCATATTCATGCGCAAGCTCCTGTATCCGCTTCTCTTCCGGGCATCGGGCGAGGAGTAGTTCAATCAGCATCTTCCTTATCTCTATAATCTCCGGCGAGTTCGTCCTCACCTCCAGTCCTTCCTCCACCGGGTAATTACAGGCAGTAACAACTCTCTTACGTCCATGCTTCTCTATCTCAACCGAGCATAGTCGGCATGCACCAAAGGGCTTTAATGCGGGATGATAACACAGCGTGGGTATATAAATGCCATTGATGCGTGCAACTTCTAAAATCGTCTGTCCTGGTTCTGTATCCACCTCCTTGTCGTCTATCCTTATCTTCATTTCTTTGCTCTCCTCTCTATTACCCGCTCTGATTCCGGCAGCGGTGGTGGAACTGGCTTGCCCGATATCTTCGTCACAGCCCTCACTTTTGGCGGGCAGACTTCAAAACAGATACCACATTTTATGCATTTCCTCTGATCTATCACGTGTATCTTCCGCTTCTCGCCCTGTATGGCGCCAGATGGGCAATTCTTCAGGCATAACATGCATGCTATACACTTATCCGGCTGTATATAGTACGAGATCAGGTCTTTACAGACTAGTGCAGGACATCTCTTCTCCTCTATATGCGCTTCGTATTCTGCTTTGAAGTATCGGATAGTGCTCAGTACGGGATTTGCTGCCGTCGTTCCGAGTGCACACAGCGATGCGCTCTTCATCACGTGCGCTATCTCCTCCAGCAGTTCTATATCTCCTTCTTTACCCCGTCCTGCAACTATATCATTCAGTATATCCCTCATTCGTTTCAGACCCTCACGGCATGGCACGCATTTACCACAGGACTCATCACAGAGGAAATCCACGAAGTAACGCGCTATGTCCACGATGCATGTGTCCTCATCCATAACTATCATACCGCCGGAACCCATCATCGAGCCCAATCGAGTGAGTTCGTCGAAGTCAACGGGTGCATCGAGGTACTGCTCAGGAATCACGCCACCAGAAGGACCGCCAGTCTGAACCGCTTTGAACTTCTTACCACCGCGAATGCCACCGCCTATCTTGTATATTATATCACGCAGTGTTGTACCCATCGGCACTTCCACCAGACCTGTGTTATTAACCGCACCCACGAGCGAGAAGATCTTCGTACCTTTACTGTGTTCGGTACCAATAGAGTTGAACCAGTCAGCTCCTCGCTCTATTATCAATGGTACATTCGCCCATGTCTCTACATTGTTTAAATTACTTGGCTTCTCCCAGATGCCACTCTCTGAGGTGTGAATATACTTCGGTCTCGGCTCGCCCACCTTACCTTCTATGGCGTTCATCAGGGCACTGGACTCACCGGATACAAAAGCCCCTGCTCCTCTATGGATACAGACATCAAACTTGAAGCCAGAACCGAGGATATCATCACCGAGGAAGCCGTATTCCCGTGCCTGGTCAAGGGCTATACTCAGGTTCTTCACTGCCAGTGGATACTCC includes:
- a CDS encoding Coenzyme F420 hydrogenase/dehydrogenase, beta subunit C-terminal domain, which gives rise to MKIRIDDKEVDTEPGQTILEVARINGIYIPTLCYHPALKPFGACRLCSVEIEKHGRKRVVTACNYPVEEGLEVRTNSPEIIEIRKMLIELLLARCPEEKRIQELAHEYGVSESRTRFTLESEHCILCGLCARVCEELVGVSAINFIGRGVERKVGTPYEELSDDCIGCGSCALVCPTEAIRLNRCIYPTTPEDITAIEERYLEGERDEYIGVHSALVAGKSSLRGQDGGMVTALLTSGIENGLFDAALIVRRISGYKSEAVITADVEEIKEASGTKYLRVPMIPKIEEALHLHSEWKRIAVVGTPCEVRAVRKLQQRQQLGSGSGSGNVEVTLLGLFCFESFDYEGLKDFTRTRFGIELDEAAKTQISHGRFIITSNGREYSCDVGELASHVREGCAFCTDFVSRLADISIGSVGSPDGYSTVIVRSKKGKKLLEMTDYRSTEVDKHEIVRVARLKQRNAKRNLGKIVDGLK
- a CDS encoding 4Fe-4S binding protein, which gives rise to MSRVKSKEDLLALQSAILAKRDPDKPLITLCSGTACCATGSDAVANAIKAELEKQGLSDTVSFRRTGCHGFCERGPIVTIYPYDICYLNVSPEDVPEIISKSIKGHEIVERLLYTDPNTGERIVRESDIPFYKYQTRLVFGDNPVIEPTNIEDYISIGGYQALAKVLEEMTPEEVLEEVKKSNLRGRGGGGFPTGRKWESTRNAPGEPKYVIVNCDEGDPGAYMDRSLMEGNPHRVLEGLIIGAYAIGSHQGFVYVRQEYPLAVKNLSIALDQAREYGFLGDDILGSGFKFDVCIHRGAGAFVSGESSALMNAIEGKVGEPRPKYIHTSESGIWEKPSNLNNVETWANVPLIIERGADWFNSIGTEHSKGTKIFSLVGAVNNTGLVEVPMGTTLRDIIYKIGGGIRGGKKFKAVQTGGPSGGVIPEQYLDAPVDFDELTRLGSMMGSGGMIVMDEDTCIVDIARYFVDFLCDESCGKCVPCREGLKRMRDILNDIVAGRGKEGDIELLEEIAHVMKSASLCALGTTAANPVLSTIRYFKAEYEAHIEEKRCPALVCKDLISYYIQPDKCIACMLCLKNCPSGAIQGEKRKIHVIDQRKCIKCGICFEVCPPKVRAVTKISGKPVPPPLPESERVIERRAKK